The following coding sequences are from one Paenibacillus tundrae window:
- a CDS encoding metal ABC transporter ATP-binding protein translates to MTNNHAQQEKQSATAPLSVRDLAVAYHKKPVLSGVSFDIPEGQLIGILGPNGAGKSTLIKAVLGLVPKMHGDVRIFGQSYREQRRRIGYVPQRESVDWDFPTHALDVVTMGRYGHLGWFRRPGKKERDLAAHCLEQVGMGDYMYRQISQLSGGQQQRVFLARALVQDADLYFMDEPFAGVDATTEKAIISLLEQLKQQGKTVLVVHHDLATVEEYFDHVLLLNGRLVAGGPTHEVFVPDTLQETYGGRIAMIGSRSEKGQV, encoded by the coding sequence ATGACGAACAATCATGCTCAACAGGAAAAGCAGTCTGCAACAGCTCCTCTCAGTGTGAGAGATCTAGCAGTGGCTTACCACAAGAAACCTGTTCTAAGCGGAGTATCCTTCGATATTCCAGAAGGGCAGCTTATCGGTATATTGGGTCCGAATGGCGCAGGCAAATCAACCCTAATCAAAGCAGTGCTCGGGCTGGTTCCCAAAATGCATGGCGATGTACGTATTTTCGGGCAATCCTATCGTGAGCAACGGAGACGGATCGGGTATGTTCCGCAAAGGGAGTCCGTGGATTGGGATTTCCCTACCCATGCGCTGGATGTGGTGACGATGGGACGTTATGGTCATCTGGGTTGGTTCCGTCGCCCAGGCAAGAAGGAACGTGATCTGGCAGCGCATTGTTTAGAGCAGGTCGGCATGGGCGACTACATGTACCGTCAGATCAGCCAGCTCTCCGGCGGTCAGCAGCAGCGGGTATTTCTGGCACGTGCATTAGTTCAGGATGCGGATCTATATTTCATGGATGAACCGTTTGCCGGGGTTGACGCAACAACAGAAAAGGCGATCATATCTTTGCTCGAGCAGTTGAAGCAGCAAGGAAAGACCGTGCTTGTTGTGCATCATGATCTGGCAACGGTGGAGGAGTATTTTGACCATGTGCTGTTGTTGAACGGGCGGCTTGTAGCAGGTGGACCCACTCACGAGGTATTTGTACCTGACACACTACAAGAGACGTACGGAGGCCGGATTGCGATGATTGGAAGCCGGTCGGAGAAAGGCCAGGTGTAA
- a CDS encoding metal ABC transporter solute-binding protein, Zn/Mn family: MRSIHRGFITLAALAIMMVLSACSSEAETGSNGKLQVTATTGMIADVAREVGGAYVDVTGLMGPGVDPHLYKASQGDIRKLEQANVILYNGLHLEGKMTDILEKMSKSKIVTAVTENIPVDQLRSGKDTGGTEYDPHVWFDVGHWIHATESIRDTLIKADPAHEEQYKAQAEQYLGKLQALDEEVRQQIQEIPEASRVLVTAHDAFGYFGQAYGMNVMGLQGISTAAEYGAKDVSELRDYLVENQIKAVFVESSVPAKAMEAIIAGAAEKGHTVTIGGELFSDAMGAEGTEEGTYIGMIRHNIQTIVEALK, encoded by the coding sequence ATGAGGAGTATTCATCGAGGGTTTATTACACTTGCAGCTTTGGCGATTATGATGGTGCTTAGCGCTTGCTCAAGTGAAGCAGAGACTGGCAGTAATGGGAAATTGCAAGTAACGGCCACGACTGGAATGATTGCGGATGTCGCACGTGAGGTAGGCGGAGCATATGTTGACGTTACCGGTTTAATGGGGCCTGGAGTAGACCCCCATCTGTACAAAGCATCTCAGGGAGACATACGCAAGCTGGAGCAAGCGAACGTGATTTTGTATAACGGGCTGCATCTGGAAGGCAAGATGACTGATATTTTGGAGAAGATGTCCAAGAGCAAAATCGTTACAGCGGTAACGGAAAATATTCCTGTGGATCAGTTGCGTTCTGGTAAAGACACGGGTGGTACGGAATACGATCCTCACGTCTGGTTTGATGTCGGTCACTGGATCCATGCGACAGAATCGATTCGCGATACGCTGATTAAGGCAGATCCAGCACATGAGGAACAATATAAAGCGCAAGCGGAACAGTACCTAGGCAAACTGCAAGCATTGGACGAAGAGGTTCGTCAGCAGATTCAAGAAATTCCGGAGGCAAGTCGAGTGCTCGTTACCGCCCATGATGCGTTTGGATACTTCGGGCAGGCTTACGGCATGAACGTCATGGGACTGCAAGGGATTAGCACAGCAGCGGAATATGGTGCAAAAGATGTTAGTGAACTGCGTGATTATCTTGTAGAGAATCAGATCAAAGCTGTGTTCGTAGAGTCGAGTGTGCCTGCAAAAGCGATGGAAGCCATTATTGCTGGAGCGGCGGAAAAAGGACATACGGTCACCATTGGCGGCGAATTGTTCTCGGATGCCATGGGTGCTGAAGGTACGGAGGAAGGCACATATATCGGTATGATCCGGCATAACATCCAGACCATTGTCGAGGCATTGAAGTGA
- a CDS encoding peptidoglycan D,D-transpeptidase FtsI family protein — MFNRWKKSKMVTEDPPVNKLSSARLNMFFFAAFVIFSILIFRLAFVQFVEGPELTYMETSRNTKDIPLAPVRGPIYDATGEVALAYSVPVQSLYVMLYEDYSRGARQEEARELADDLAGVFQQFNPGDPEQPDAEEIIKRLDLESQKAHGYTPRLVKSDLNTQEIAYFMEKKAEYPGAMVLEENVRRYDPDGVAVQAIGYTREFKGQQQNSEKYKKIGEAEATERDPGLRYTQQENVGVDGLEFQYQEVLRGRSGYQSIDINARNLPEGAMEQTPPQKGYSLVSTINKEVQLAAQEAITDELRRLPKAVTGYAVAMEVDTGNVVAMASMPDYDPNDWDYDKIKFVYRNGTMASFPPDDSRKKAESVVLLGSVIKPLSVLIGLKEGLFTAGQTYHDQGYAILGKDGRQVKNSHSAYNGHITARRAIEKSSNAFMIDMVGKRLLNKYGSVEGINKWDEYMKDFGLGVSTGVDLPGEFLGRLEYKEEHESGLTRLAFASFGQQAKYTTLQLAQYTTMLANKGKRMEPHLVKEIRDADGNVVKKIQPKVLNEVEFADAYWNEVHRGMVTKVSSFDGFAYDFARKTGTSEQGTGPNKKENGVFIAFAPRDNPILAVAVVVPEGGFGSVSAAPVARKIFDAYDEVYGLNGIPKGKKDAEQQ; from the coding sequence ATGTTTAACCGATGGAAAAAGAGCAAAATGGTTACGGAAGATCCACCTGTTAATAAGCTATCGAGCGCAAGGCTTAATATGTTTTTTTTCGCAGCCTTTGTCATATTTAGCATCCTGATTTTTAGGTTAGCCTTTGTGCAATTTGTTGAGGGGCCTGAGCTCACCTACATGGAAACGAGCCGCAACACGAAGGATATTCCACTTGCACCCGTGCGTGGACCTATCTATGATGCGACCGGAGAAGTGGCATTGGCATATTCCGTGCCTGTACAGTCTCTGTATGTGATGTTATACGAGGACTACAGTAGAGGAGCGAGGCAAGAAGAAGCGCGGGAGTTAGCTGATGATCTGGCAGGCGTGTTCCAGCAGTTTAACCCAGGAGATCCGGAGCAACCGGACGCGGAAGAGATTATTAAACGCTTGGATCTTGAATCCCAGAAGGCGCATGGATATACGCCAAGGCTCGTAAAATCGGATCTGAATACGCAAGAAATTGCTTATTTCATGGAGAAAAAAGCAGAGTATCCAGGGGCGATGGTTCTGGAGGAGAACGTACGAAGATATGATCCTGATGGAGTTGCCGTTCAGGCCATTGGATATACGAGAGAGTTCAAGGGACAACAGCAAAATTCAGAAAAGTATAAAAAAATTGGTGAGGCTGAAGCGACGGAGCGTGACCCTGGGCTTCGCTATACCCAGCAGGAGAATGTTGGGGTAGACGGACTGGAATTTCAATATCAGGAAGTGCTTCGCGGACGCAGTGGTTACCAGTCGATCGACATCAATGCCCGTAATTTGCCAGAGGGTGCGATGGAGCAGACACCACCGCAGAAGGGGTATAGCCTGGTCTCCACGATTAATAAGGAAGTTCAGCTGGCAGCACAAGAGGCAATCACTGATGAACTTCGTAGACTGCCTAAAGCGGTTACCGGTTATGCCGTAGCGATGGAAGTAGACACGGGCAATGTCGTAGCCATGGCAAGCATGCCAGACTATGATCCAAACGATTGGGATTATGACAAAATTAAGTTTGTGTATCGTAACGGAACGATGGCTTCTTTCCCACCGGACGATTCGCGAAAGAAAGCAGAATCCGTTGTCCTCCTTGGATCGGTTATTAAACCGCTCAGTGTACTAATCGGCTTGAAGGAAGGGTTGTTTACAGCTGGGCAGACCTATCATGATCAGGGTTATGCGATCTTAGGGAAAGACGGCAGACAAGTAAAAAACTCGCATTCCGCATACAACGGACACATCACGGCGAGGCGAGCCATTGAGAAATCATCGAATGCCTTCATGATTGATATGGTAGGTAAACGACTACTGAATAAGTATGGTTCGGTAGAAGGTATTAATAAATGGGATGAGTACATGAAGGATTTTGGCCTTGGCGTATCTACGGGTGTAGATCTTCCTGGTGAGTTCTTGGGACGACTAGAATACAAGGAGGAACATGAATCTGGACTGACGCGTTTGGCTTTTGCATCATTCGGCCAACAAGCGAAGTACACCACACTTCAGCTTGCCCAATATACGACGATGCTTGCCAACAAAGGTAAACGGATGGAGCCACATTTGGTGAAGGAGATCCGTGATGCCGATGGTAATGTGGTCAAGAAGATCCAACCCAAAGTATTAAACGAGGTCGAGTTTGCGGATGCCTATTGGAATGAGGTACACCGCGGGATGGTGACAAAGGTAAGCTCATTTGATGGATTTGCCTATGATTTTGCTCGGAAAACAGGAACCTCGGAGCAAGGCACGGGGCCGAATAAAAAGGAAAATGGCGTGTTTATCGCTTTTGCACCACGGGATAATCCGATACTTGCGGTAGCAGTCGTTGTACCCGAAGGGGGATTCGGTTCGGTTAGTGCCGCTCCAGTTGCCCGCAAAATCTTTGATGCCTACGACGAAGTGTATGGTCTAAACGGCATTCCCAAAGGTAAGAAGGATGCAGAGCAGCAATAA
- a CDS encoding peptidoglycan D,D-transpeptidase FtsI family protein, with product MNNHSKEKDEHTDKRRFSYRINVFFFVSFVIFSVIIVRLAFLQFVEGPELSQEEASNITKDVPLAPVRGTIYDSTGEVKLAYSKPIQSLYLTLYKNYGDVGGKPSPYMPEAEDIATRLHDVFEQYKTKDSESLTVENIIEEMDLNSRKANGFMPRLIKSDLSEEEVAYFLQHKDEFKGIQIVEESVRYYDPDTVAVQTIGYLKKFKSSKSLDKYEAIDAANKTQKDPGLVYTENEFVGFDGLEFQYQDALRGKSGYNSVDVDLRNLPEGVAGTTPPEKGYDLIASINKNVQVKTEQAILDQLSWLHRNPVSGKLHPNAKTGYAVAMEVDTGKVVAAASMPDYDTNVWRTGSITNEQYDSIKYIYLNGTIRGFAPDDSRKRAESVVLLGSTIKPLSVLIGLKEGFITTNTVYPDRGSTTFGGDNRRVQNSGGHVYGLLRPRDAIRHSSNTFMIDEIGKNLYSRYGAKGIDVWNGYMEQFGLGVKTGVDLPSEYAGFKDYNNEVESSLTRLVYASFGQQGKYTAMQLAQYTTMLANKGKRMEPHLVSEIRDSEGNIVEKIKPKVLSTVDFNDAYWNEVQRGMATEVSAFSSFPYDFARKTGTSTQVVGGKNVDNGVFIAYAPRDNPKLAVAVVIPEGGFGSSSAAPVARAIFDAYDEEFGLDGVPKKKQNDETDTQ from the coding sequence ATGAACAATCATTCAAAAGAGAAGGATGAACATACAGATAAACGGCGTTTTAGTTACCGTATTAACGTATTTTTCTTCGTTTCCTTTGTTATTTTTAGCGTAATTATTGTACGTTTGGCGTTTTTGCAATTTGTTGAAGGGCCAGAGCTCAGTCAGGAAGAGGCCAGCAACATTACGAAGGACGTTCCGCTTGCTCCTGTGAGAGGTACGATCTACGATTCCACAGGTGAGGTGAAGTTGGCTTATTCGAAGCCCATTCAGTCCCTTTACCTAACGCTGTATAAGAATTATGGCGATGTAGGTGGAAAACCGAGTCCGTATATGCCAGAAGCGGAAGATATCGCTACTCGGCTTCATGATGTGTTTGAGCAATACAAAACCAAAGACTCTGAATCACTTACCGTGGAAAATATCATCGAAGAGATGGATTTGAATTCGCGTAAAGCCAATGGTTTCATGCCACGTCTGATTAAGAGTGATCTGTCCGAAGAGGAAGTTGCTTATTTCCTCCAGCATAAGGATGAGTTCAAGGGCATCCAGATTGTGGAGGAAAGTGTACGTTACTATGATCCAGATACCGTAGCTGTTCAGACAATTGGTTATTTGAAGAAATTCAAAAGTTCCAAATCACTCGACAAATATGAAGCGATTGACGCGGCGAATAAAACACAGAAGGATCCAGGTCTCGTATACACAGAGAATGAGTTTGTCGGCTTCGATGGATTGGAGTTTCAATACCAGGATGCACTGCGTGGTAAGAGCGGATATAACTCTGTGGACGTGGACTTGCGGAACTTGCCAGAAGGTGTAGCGGGGACGACCCCTCCCGAGAAAGGCTATGATCTAATTGCCAGCATTAACAAAAATGTTCAAGTGAAGACAGAGCAAGCGATATTGGATCAGCTCAGTTGGCTTCACCGTAATCCGGTGTCGGGTAAGTTGCACCCTAATGCCAAAACGGGGTATGCGGTTGCGATGGAAGTAGACACTGGTAAAGTTGTTGCTGCCGCCAGTATGCCGGATTACGATACCAACGTATGGAGAACCGGAAGTATTACGAACGAGCAGTACGATAGCATTAAGTATATCTATCTAAATGGTACGATTCGGGGATTCGCGCCTGATGACTCCAGAAAGCGTGCGGAATCAGTTGTATTGCTCGGTTCCACGATTAAACCACTTAGTGTGCTGATCGGTTTGAAAGAGGGCTTTATTACAACAAACACGGTCTACCCGGATAGAGGTTCAACGACGTTTGGTGGAGATAATCGTAGAGTGCAGAACTCAGGTGGTCACGTGTATGGTCTGCTACGTCCTCGTGATGCCATTCGTCACTCCTCTAACACATTTATGATTGATGAAATCGGTAAGAACTTATATAGCCGTTATGGTGCCAAAGGTATTGATGTGTGGAATGGGTACATGGAACAATTCGGACTAGGCGTAAAAACGGGCGTTGACCTACCAAGCGAATATGCTGGTTTTAAGGATTATAACAATGAAGTCGAAAGTTCACTTACTCGACTTGTATATGCTTCCTTTGGACAACAGGGTAAATATACAGCTATGCAGCTTGCTCAATATACAACGATGTTAGCTAATAAAGGTAAACGGATGGAGCCTCATTTAGTAAGTGAAATCCGGGATTCCGAAGGTAATATTGTAGAGAAGATTAAGCCGAAAGTGCTGAGTACTGTAGATTTCAATGATGCATATTGGAATGAAGTGCAGCGCGGTATGGCAACAGAGGTTTCGGCCTTTAGCAGCTTCCCGTATGATTTTGCAAGAAAAACAGGTACTTCCACGCAGGTCGTCGGCGGTAAAAATGTGGATAACGGGGTATTTATTGCCTATGCTCCTCGCGACAATCCTAAGCTTGCGGTAGCTGTTGTTATCCCCGAAGGGGGCTTCGGTTCAAGCAGTGCAGCACCTGTTGCACGTGCAATCTTCGATGCGTATGATGAGGAGTTTGGACTGGACGGAGTTCCGAAGAAAAAGCAAAATGATGAAACGGATACGCAGTAA
- a CDS encoding transglutaminase domain-containing protein, which yields MLQSWLDSLKEFNGITIVLLLIVAASLLQGWSRGASRSAGRLFGFLMDGIMVVISILLSVGLTLWLAPYVQQWLSTYAGTIPNRDLNRWEQMYYTLVTAIADFPLMRFAVLFVISYGFIRLILGFLSSLFYKRNDSAVQESWPKGFFSRLTGAIIGAIIGSARGMIVIAILFMIVSLYPGSMFSRYVEASPIYMQGAKSVIEPLSGNLIKDKLPVFTQAVQKELGGILQRKYDVIDHNIPADIESAAHEIVQGKSTEEEKARALYDWVGSRIEYDYGKVVDYEQKGIWHEQTPQNTFDTRKGVCIDYARLYAVMARSQGLEVKVVTGLGYNGQGGYGPHAWNEIYLSDSQSWIPLDPTWAVSGDWFNPPNFADTHLKDQTT from the coding sequence GTGCTGCAAAGTTGGCTGGACAGCCTGAAGGAATTCAACGGTATCACCATTGTGCTGTTGTTAATTGTGGCAGCTTCATTGCTGCAAGGGTGGTCTAGAGGAGCATCGCGTTCCGCAGGCAGACTATTTGGTTTCCTCATGGATGGTATTATGGTGGTCATCAGTATTCTGCTGTCTGTGGGCCTTACGCTATGGCTTGCGCCATATGTTCAGCAATGGCTGTCTACGTATGCCGGGACGATCCCTAACCGAGATTTGAATCGCTGGGAGCAGATGTATTATACATTAGTTACAGCCATTGCTGATTTTCCGTTAATGCGGTTCGCTGTGTTATTTGTCATTAGCTATGGATTTATCCGATTGATTCTCGGATTTCTATCGTCGTTGTTCTATAAAAGGAATGATTCGGCGGTTCAGGAGAGCTGGCCAAAAGGTTTCTTTAGCCGTCTTACTGGTGCAATCATTGGTGCGATTATTGGCTCTGCGCGTGGAATGATTGTGATTGCCATTTTATTCATGATCGTGAGCCTCTATCCAGGCAGCATGTTCAGTCGTTACGTGGAGGCTTCGCCAATCTACATGCAAGGAGCCAAATCTGTGATTGAGCCGTTGTCGGGTAACCTGATCAAGGACAAGCTGCCAGTATTTACTCAGGCTGTGCAGAAAGAACTGGGTGGTATTCTACAGCGGAAGTATGATGTGATCGACCATAATATCCCGGCTGACATCGAGTCTGCGGCACACGAAATTGTGCAGGGCAAGTCTACGGAGGAAGAAAAAGCGCGGGCGCTCTATGATTGGGTAGGTTCACGAATCGAGTATGATTATGGCAAAGTAGTTGATTATGAACAAAAAGGCATTTGGCATGAGCAAACGCCGCAAAATACATTTGATACGCGTAAGGGTGTGTGTATCGACTATGCCCGCCTATATGCCGTGATGGCTCGATCACAAGGGCTTGAGGTTAAGGTTGTAACAGGTCTTGGGTACAATGGGCAGGGCGGTTATGGCCCGCATGCATGGAACGAGATTTATTTGAGTGATTCCCAGAGCTGGATTCCACTGGACCCGACATGGGCAGTGAGTGGCGACTGGTTCAATCCTCCGAATTTTGCTGATACCCATCTGAAAGATCAGACAACATAA
- a CDS encoding ATPase, producing MDIEVIKEFVMQNWLVIVVALIILFFVLNVVKTVLKWAIAIIIIAALLIYSGISIDQIKQTVTDVQSSTMDTLKKEATNLMVNEASKATYAKGQNGEFTITSPNVEIKGTAGSDKVNVVLRGISLGEWNLDNETIRTFVDKAKGNVTAPAS from the coding sequence ATGGACATAGAAGTAATTAAAGAGTTTGTGATGCAGAACTGGCTTGTGATCGTTGTTGCATTGATCATTTTGTTCTTCGTTCTGAATGTCGTCAAAACGGTATTGAAATGGGCGATTGCCATCATCATTATTGCGGCTCTACTGATATACAGTGGTATCTCCATTGACCAGATCAAACAGACGGTAACGGATGTTCAAAGCAGTACGATGGACACATTGAAGAAAGAAGCAACGAATCTTATGGTGAATGAAGCGTCTAAGGCGACCTATGCCAAAGGACAGAATGGAGAATTCACTATTACCAGTCCCAATGTCGAGATTAAAGGCACTGCAGGCTCGGACAAAGTTAATGTCGTGCTTCGCGGGATCTCCCTGGGGGAATGGAATTTGGACAATGAAACGATACGTACCTTTGTCGATAAGGCCAAAGGAAACGTAACAGCACCAGCTTCTTAG
- a CDS encoding MFS transporter — protein sequence MKTAIWLYLFLFLAVFDLHAQYPILTPFAISLGAAPTFIGWMMGIYSLTHLPGNLIAGTQIDKHGSRRYIVFSLLGAGIILLIQAQIHTPWQLLALRSISGFVLAFLSPACLALLAQLSRDPVTQGKYMSGHGVVHTLASVVSPAAGALIVGSMGFSATFASLGYLLILTGVIAFFSMPKGLIEPQPEKVTEPAQPSHLPESKKVFLPVSWRYFALPLVIACAQGILFFELPLRGGGHSSIMSTGLLFSIISIGALFTLSMLFLNRYSPKLRVTAGVLLMSLCFFALAAIPQLPLPTVLFVLGMSKGITFPAMATLFIRLSGGNKLGRIFSLQSIATSIGSFIGPIAAGQIRVGVSPYFIGFILLMVGILLLPYFTSRREASLSASDTKSVLG from the coding sequence GTGAAAACGGCCATATGGCTCTATTTATTTTTGTTTCTTGCTGTTTTTGATCTACATGCCCAGTATCCAATCCTGACGCCATTCGCTATTTCGCTTGGGGCAGCTCCAACTTTCATTGGATGGATGATGGGCATCTACTCCTTGACTCATTTACCTGGTAATCTCATTGCTGGTACGCAAATCGACAAACACGGTAGCCGTCGCTACATTGTGTTTAGTCTGTTAGGTGCGGGCATCATCCTGCTCATTCAAGCCCAGATCCACACTCCCTGGCAGCTGCTCGCACTTCGCTCCATCAGCGGGTTTGTGCTCGCCTTTCTATCTCCTGCCTGTCTAGCTCTGCTAGCTCAGTTGTCTCGTGATCCCGTTACTCAAGGCAAGTATATGTCTGGTCATGGTGTAGTGCATACACTCGCATCTGTTGTATCTCCCGCAGCAGGAGCACTCATCGTAGGTAGCATGGGATTCTCGGCAACCTTTGCAAGCCTTGGTTATTTGCTCATTCTGACAGGTGTTATCGCCTTCTTCTCCATGCCCAAAGGGTTAATTGAGCCACAGCCTGAGAAGGTAACTGAGCCTGCCCAGCCAAGTCATTTACCTGAGAGCAAAAAGGTGTTCCTACCCGTATCCTGGCGTTATTTTGCGTTGCCACTTGTCATAGCTTGTGCCCAAGGTATCCTGTTCTTTGAACTGCCTCTTCGAGGAGGAGGCCATTCCTCCATCATGTCTACAGGACTTCTTTTTTCCATTATTAGCATAGGAGCCTTGTTTACATTGAGTATGTTATTCCTTAACCGATATTCACCTAAACTACGTGTAACCGCAGGTGTATTATTGATGTCCCTTTGCTTCTTCGCCTTAGCAGCTATTCCTCAGTTGCCTTTACCTACTGTCCTGTTTGTACTCGGGATGTCTAAGGGTATCACGTTTCCTGCAATGGCAACCCTGTTTATTAGATTAAGCGGTGGCAACAAGCTAGGTCGAATTTTCTCTTTGCAATCCATCGCAACATCCATCGGATCATTCATTGGGCCGATCGCAGCTGGACAGATTCGCGTGGGAGTCTCTCCTTATTTTATCGGATTTATCTTATTAATGGTTGGTATTCTTCTGCTTCCCTATTTCACTTCCAGACGAGAAGCTTCATTGTCAGCGTCTGACACCAAGAGTGTTTTGGGTTAA
- a CDS encoding toprim domain-containing protein — MPIHVIVEGKNDRSKLKRLVGPEINILCTFGTLNSLKLETLKKQVGYDEVYLFMDNDSSGKKIRGVLRDAFPDAEQMYTRRGYAGVEGTPDEYIIAQLEKAGLEAYIQYPEQPSF; from the coding sequence ATGCCTATTCATGTCATCGTGGAAGGTAAGAATGATCGTAGCAAACTCAAACGACTGGTTGGGCCTGAGATCAACATTTTATGTACGTTTGGAACACTGAATTCCTTAAAGCTTGAGACGCTTAAAAAGCAGGTTGGTTATGATGAAGTCTATCTGTTTATGGATAATGACAGCTCTGGCAAGAAAATCAGAGGCGTTCTGCGGGATGCCTTTCCGGATGCGGAGCAAATGTACACCAGACGTGGTTATGCGGGGGTAGAAGGAACACCGGATGAATACATCATTGCTCAGTTAGAAAAGGCAGGATTAGAGGCATATATTCAATATCCTGAACAGCCGTCATTTTAA
- a CDS encoding SCO family protein, whose translation MFKKYIWTWILLALALVMVVYLMWGNLFAGKEKLPEIREIQSFSMENVDGKTVSLEDTQGKVRLFYFYFTSCPDVCPITTYTLSEVQDLLKEDDTFGNDASFVSISFDPEVDTKEKIKEFADRFHADYNGWYFLRGDMEETKKFARESFQILIEGETKDDFAHMNLIGLVDRNNQLRKIYSPGNIPENVDPAVIAEDIRNLIKE comes from the coding sequence ATGTTCAAAAAGTATATATGGACATGGATATTACTCGCATTAGCACTCGTTATGGTTGTATATCTGATGTGGGGCAATCTGTTTGCAGGCAAGGAGAAATTACCCGAAATTCGAGAGATCCAATCCTTTTCTATGGAAAATGTAGATGGGAAGACCGTATCGCTTGAGGATACTCAAGGCAAAGTCCGTTTATTCTACTTTTATTTCACCAGTTGTCCAGATGTTTGCCCGATAACGACATATACGCTTTCTGAAGTGCAGGATCTGTTGAAAGAGGACGATACATTTGGCAATGACGCTTCGTTTGTATCGATTTCGTTTGATCCAGAGGTGGATACGAAGGAGAAGATCAAGGAATTTGCCGATCGTTTCCATGCTGATTATAACGGTTGGTACTTCCTCCGCGGGGATATGGAGGAAACGAAGAAATTCGCCAGAGAATCCTTCCAGATTCTGATTGAGGGTGAGACTAAAGATGATTTTGCCCATATGAACCTGATTGGTTTGGTGGATCGAAACAACCAACTGCGTAAGATTTACAGTCCAGGAAACATCCCAGAAAATGTTGATCCAGCTGTAATCGCAGAAGACATTCGCAATCTAATTAAGGAGTAA
- a CDS encoding metal-dependent hydrolase — protein sequence MDTSTHFVMGIGLAGLAYVDPVVASSPMLAAAVMVGTIAGSQAPDIDTALRLKSNSLYIRNHRGMSHSLPFLLLWTLLITGVIALIFPGVAIAHVAIWTAVAVCVHVFTDLFNTYGTQAARPFTDKWIAWNIIHIFDPFLFSSHVVAILLWAFDVVAPAPLFVTLYIIIGLYYIWRIIAHAQAVSKVKRMDYSTDAIRYVVIPTISWNRWHVVKRYADDRYEIGKLDGSDLTWNLQASSSTHAAVAASRQSPEVQAFLYFTSYAVAEVEELPAGYKVRWADVRYRHRKQYPFVAVVVMDRNFETIDTYVGWLSDEKMDKKLLSARS from the coding sequence ATGGATACTTCTACACATTTTGTCATGGGCATTGGTTTGGCTGGGCTAGCTTATGTTGATCCTGTCGTAGCCTCAAGCCCCATGCTTGCAGCTGCGGTAATGGTCGGTACGATCGCTGGCTCACAAGCCCCTGATATTGATACTGCGCTGCGTCTCAAAAGTAATTCCCTGTATATTCGAAATCATCGTGGGATGTCCCATTCCCTGCCCTTTCTCCTGTTATGGACATTGCTCATTACAGGTGTAATCGCATTGATCTTCCCTGGCGTCGCTATTGCACATGTTGCCATATGGACGGCTGTGGCGGTCTGTGTACACGTATTTACGGATCTGTTCAATACGTATGGCACCCAGGCGGCAAGACCATTTACGGATAAGTGGATCGCGTGGAATATCATTCATATTTTTGATCCGTTTCTGTTCAGTTCACATGTCGTAGCCATCTTGCTCTGGGCTTTTGATGTTGTAGCACCTGCTCCATTGTTCGTCACGCTGTATATCATCATTGGCTTGTATTATATTTGGCGGATTATTGCGCACGCACAGGCTGTCTCTAAGGTAAAACGAATGGATTACAGTACAGATGCGATTCGTTATGTCGTCATCCCCACCATATCCTGGAATCGTTGGCATGTGGTGAAGCGTTATGCCGATGATCGCTATGAGATTGGAAAATTAGATGGTTCTGACCTAACTTGGAATCTGCAAGCTTCCTCGTCTACTCATGCAGCGGTAGCTGCTTCTCGTCAATCACCTGAAGTGCAAGCATTCCTATACTTCACATCGTATGCTGTAGCTGAGGTTGAGGAATTGCCTGCCGGATACAAAGTCCGCTGGGCAGATGTCCGTTATCGACACCGCAAACAATATCCATTTGTCGCTGTCGTTGTCATGGATCGGAATTTTGAAACCATCGACACGTATGTGGGCTGGTTAAGTGACGAAAAAATGGATAAAAAACTTTTGTCGGCACGCTCTTGA
- a CDS encoding alpha/beta-type small acid-soluble spore protein yields the protein MAQGSRSSNNLVVPQATAALQQLKMEAAQELGVTIPQDGYYGNYTSRETGSLGGYITKRLVQIAEQSLAGSGK from the coding sequence ATGGCTCAAGGATCTCGTTCTTCTAACAACTTGGTGGTACCTCAAGCAACTGCAGCATTGCAACAATTGAAAATGGAAGCTGCACAGGAACTGGGTGTAACTATTCCACAAGACGGTTACTATGGTAACTACACTTCCCGTGAGACAGGATCTCTGGGTGGATATATTACCAAACGTCTGGTACAAATCGCTGAGCAGTCTCTGGCTGGGTCTGGCAAATAA